The proteins below come from a single Edaphobacter acidisoli genomic window:
- a CDS encoding Gfo/Idh/MocA family protein, which yields MNLARTQMIGGLVINFGVIGYGYWGPNLVRNLFEVAETQLIAVSDMREDRLQQVVSRYPSVEITTDYRHLLENPNIDAIAIATPVSTHYELALQALEHGKHVIVEKPMTSTSEQASHLIEEARRRKLTLLVDHTFVYTGAVRKIKEIVSSGELGDVLYYDSTRINLGLFQRDVDVIWDLAVHDLAIMDYILPSSPCAVAATGINHLFGGVENLAYLTMFFDENVIAHVNVNWLSPVKVRRTLVGGSKQMVVYDDMEPSEKIKVYDKGVTVNGSRDSVYKALVGYRSGDMYAPHLDVSEALKVEIQHFVECIRTGAEPITGGQAGLRVVRILESASRSMKHRGRLVDLRPPVPVPGSLLPHTLNPALNPVLTVGVA from the coding sequence TTGAATTTAGCCCGTACGCAGATGATTGGAGGACTTGTGATTAACTTTGGCGTCATTGGTTATGGCTATTGGGGACCGAACCTGGTTCGCAACCTGTTCGAAGTAGCGGAGACGCAGCTCATCGCAGTGAGCGACATGCGAGAAGATCGATTGCAGCAGGTTGTAAGCCGCTATCCCTCAGTTGAAATAACGACAGACTATCGTCATCTGCTCGAAAACCCGAATATCGACGCAATCGCCATTGCGACGCCTGTCTCGACCCACTATGAACTCGCGCTCCAGGCACTCGAGCACGGCAAGCATGTCATCGTTGAAAAGCCGATGACCTCAACCTCCGAACAAGCCTCCCACCTGATCGAAGAGGCTCGCCGCCGCAAACTCACTCTGCTGGTCGACCATACCTTCGTCTATACCGGAGCCGTGCGCAAGATTAAGGAGATTGTCTCGTCGGGAGAACTGGGCGACGTCCTCTACTACGATTCCACACGCATCAACCTTGGCTTGTTTCAGCGTGATGTCGATGTCATCTGGGACCTGGCGGTCCACGACCTCGCGATCATGGACTATATCCTGCCCTCATCCCCATGCGCCGTCGCAGCGACCGGGATCAACCACCTCTTCGGAGGTGTCGAAAACCTCGCCTATCTCACTATGTTCTTCGACGAAAATGTCATCGCTCACGTCAACGTCAACTGGCTTTCTCCTGTGAAGGTACGCCGCACTCTGGTCGGCGGAAGCAAGCAGATGGTCGTGTACGACGATATGGAGCCCAGTGAAAAAATCAAAGTATACGACAAGGGTGTCACAGTGAACGGGTCGCGCGATTCTGTGTACAAAGCGCTGGTCGGCTACCGCTCCGGCGACATGTACGCTCCGCATCTGGATGTATCTGAGGCCCTGAAGGTTGAGATACAGCACTTCGTCGAGTGCATCCGCACCGGCGCCGAGCCAATTACCGGAGGCCAAGCCGGACTCCGTGTAGTGCGCATTCTTGAGAGCGCTTCCCGGTCAATGAAGCACCGTGGCCGGTTGGTCGATCTCAGGCCGCCGGTTCCTGTACCCGGCTCCCTGCTACCCCATACTCTCAACCCTGCGCTCAATCCTGTCCTAACCGTTGGAGTTGCATGA
- a CDS encoding acyltransferase, with product MSVPAHLDSEAKEDLQAPSRVPDFCRIAPDVTLGANVTFFAFVNLYGCSIGDNSRIGAFVEVQKNASIGRNVKVSSHTFICEGVRIEDDVFIGHNVSFINDKYPRATSDGGGLQTEDDWTVISTVVKRGASIGTGSTILCGITVGESAIVGAGSVVTRDVPPNTIVAGNPARVLRTIVNAPEEK from the coding sequence ATGTCAGTACCAGCCCACCTCGACTCTGAGGCCAAAGAAGACCTGCAGGCGCCTTCCCGTGTTCCGGATTTCTGCCGCATTGCTCCGGACGTGACGCTTGGCGCAAACGTGACCTTCTTCGCATTCGTCAATCTCTACGGCTGCTCCATTGGCGACAACAGCCGCATCGGCGCCTTCGTCGAAGTTCAAAAAAATGCCTCCATTGGACGCAATGTCAAAGTCTCCAGTCATACATTTATCTGCGAAGGCGTGAGGATAGAAGACGACGTCTTCATCGGTCACAATGTTTCTTTCATCAACGACAAATATCCCCGCGCCACCAGCGACGGCGGTGGCCTTCAAACAGAAGACGACTGGACGGTTATCTCCACGGTAGTCAAGCGGGGAGCCTCGATCGGCACCGGTTCCACCATTCTGTGCGGAATCACTGTAGGAGAATCAGCCATCGTTGGTGCGGGCAGCGTCGTCACCCGTGACGTCCCCCCGAACACGATCGTCGCGGGAAACCCCGCCCGTGTGCTGAGAACGATTGTGAACGCGCCGGAGGAGAAATGA
- a CDS encoding DegT/DnrJ/EryC1/StrS family aminotransferase, with the protein MSVLASLTDTPSTTIPVARPFVGAEEEQAVIEVLRSGWVTQGPRVAEFEQKFSSYVGCKHAVGVSSCTTALHLALIALNIGAGDEVICPSLSFIATANSIAYVGATPVFGDIDLATYNLDPHCIEALITPRTKALLVVHQIGLPAEMNALAQIAQKHHLAIIEDAACAIGSEYAGHLIGAPVGTMACFSFHPRKVLTTGEGGMITTSDTAIAERLRRLRQHAMSLSDVARHNAKQVVTETYDEVGFNFRMTDMQAAIGITQLGRLDSFLARRRHLAARYTAALQHLPWMITPAVPANCRHNFQSYMVRLIGDHAKNRDAIMQQLLEKKISTRRAIMAIHRELPYRSPAWDRSLPHTNLATDTGLILPLFHQMTETEQDYIIESLQTIVL; encoded by the coding sequence ATGAGCGTTCTCGCATCTCTCACAGATACTCCTTCGACAACCATCCCTGTTGCGCGCCCCTTCGTCGGCGCCGAAGAAGAACAAGCAGTCATCGAGGTGTTGCGCTCCGGATGGGTTACACAGGGCCCGCGTGTAGCCGAATTTGAACAAAAATTCTCCTCCTATGTCGGCTGCAAACACGCAGTCGGTGTGTCTTCTTGCACCACCGCGCTCCACCTGGCCTTGATCGCGCTCAATATCGGCGCGGGCGACGAAGTCATCTGCCCCAGCCTCTCTTTTATCGCTACAGCAAACTCCATCGCCTATGTCGGAGCAACTCCTGTCTTCGGCGACATCGACCTCGCCACCTACAACCTCGATCCCCACTGCATCGAGGCACTCATTACACCGCGCACGAAAGCTCTTCTCGTCGTCCACCAGATCGGACTACCCGCGGAGATGAACGCCCTGGCGCAGATTGCCCAAAAGCATCATCTTGCCATCATCGAGGACGCCGCCTGCGCCATCGGCTCCGAATACGCAGGACACTTGATCGGTGCGCCAGTGGGAACCATGGCCTGCTTCAGCTTCCATCCCAGAAAGGTTTTGACTACTGGCGAAGGCGGCATGATTACCACTAGTGATACCGCGATCGCCGAACGTCTCCGCCGCCTTAGACAACACGCCATGAGCCTTTCCGACGTGGCGCGTCACAATGCAAAGCAGGTCGTCACCGAAACCTACGACGAAGTCGGTTTCAACTTTCGCATGACTGATATGCAGGCCGCGATCGGCATCACACAGCTTGGCCGCCTGGACAGCTTCCTTGCGCGCCGGCGTCATCTCGCCGCGCGCTATACCGCCGCACTCCAGCATCTTCCCTGGATGATCACCCCCGCAGTCCCTGCCAACTGCCGCCACAACTTCCAGTCCTACATGGTGCGCCTCATCGGCGACCACGCAAAAAATCGTGATGCAATTATGCAGCAGTTACTCGAAAAGAAGATCTCCACCCGCCGCGCGATTATGGCCATCCACCGCGAACTTCCCTACCGCTCCCCGGCATGGGACCGCTCACTGCCTCACACCAATCTGGCCACCGACACCGGACTCATCTTGCCGCTTTTCCATCAGATGACCGAGACCGAGCAGGACTACATCATTGAGTCACTCCAGACCATAGTCCTCTGA
- a CDS encoding DegT/DnrJ/EryC1/StrS family aminotransferase codes for MKVPFVDLKSLHNEIKEELGEVFVRVLDNSTFVLGPEVQQFEQEFAAYTGTAHCIAVNTGTAALHLVLAAMGIGPGDEVITVPHTFIATAEAITAVGARPVFVDINPVSFTMDATLLESAITTRTRAIIPVDLYGQVADMDPILEVAERRGIPVVEDACQAHGAEYKGRKAGSFGIAGCFSFYPGKNLGACGEGGAVTTNDSKLAASIRMWRDHGSSKRYEHVFPGLNMRMEGLQGGILSVKLKHLDRWNDQRRHAATAYNHALAGSGITTPTEMPYGRHVYHLYVVQSENRDALRQQLTDAGIESGLHYPIPLHLQQAYRSLGYKKGDFPITERTKNRILSLPMYPGIQTEAIERVAAELKEGCLVV; via the coding sequence ATGAAGGTTCCCTTTGTCGATTTGAAGTCCCTCCACAACGAGATCAAAGAAGAACTCGGCGAAGTCTTCGTCCGAGTCCTAGACAACTCGACCTTTGTCCTCGGACCGGAGGTGCAGCAATTTGAACAGGAGTTCGCCGCATATACCGGCACTGCGCACTGCATCGCAGTCAATACAGGCACTGCCGCACTTCATCTTGTGCTGGCTGCGATGGGCATCGGTCCTGGCGACGAGGTCATCACTGTTCCCCACACCTTCATCGCCACCGCTGAGGCGATCACCGCAGTAGGTGCACGACCTGTCTTCGTCGACATTAATCCGGTCTCCTTTACCATGGACGCTACGCTTCTCGAATCGGCCATCACGACTCGCACTCGCGCTATCATCCCCGTTGACCTCTACGGCCAGGTTGCGGACATGGATCCCATCCTAGAAGTCGCCGAACGCCGCGGAATCCCCGTCGTAGAAGACGCCTGTCAGGCGCATGGAGCCGAGTACAAAGGCCGAAAGGCTGGCTCTTTCGGCATCGCCGGCTGCTTCAGCTTCTATCCCGGGAAGAACCTCGGCGCATGTGGCGAAGGCGGTGCAGTCACCACTAACGACTCGAAACTCGCCGCATCGATCCGCATGTGGCGCGACCACGGATCATCCAAACGCTACGAGCACGTCTTCCCTGGGCTCAACATGCGGATGGAAGGACTTCAGGGAGGCATTCTCTCCGTCAAGCTCAAACATCTTGACCGGTGGAACGACCAGCGTCGTCACGCCGCCACGGCCTATAACCATGCACTGGCTGGCTCCGGGATCACCACTCCCACAGAGATGCCATACGGTCGCCACGTCTACCATCTCTATGTTGTCCAATCCGAGAACCGAGATGCTCTGCGCCAGCAGTTGACCGACGCAGGCATAGAATCCGGCCTGCACTATCCCATACCCCTCCATCTGCAACAAGCCTACCGCTCGCTCGGCTATAAGAAAGGCGACTTCCCTATAACAGAGCGGACGAAGAACCGCATCCTCTCGCTACCGATGTATCCGGGCATCCAGACTGAGGCAATCGAAAGAGTCGCAGCAGAACTCAAGGAGGGTTGCCTTGTCGTCTGA
- a CDS encoding NAD-dependent epimerase/dehydratase family protein: MNPIQGTTILITGGAGFVGSTTADQLIEAGAAEVRVLDNFIRGNLRNVEKARSTGRLVVIEGDVRDRDLVDSSIAGVDYVFHEAALRITRCAEAPREAVEVLIDGMSNVLESSVRHKVKKIVAASSASVYGNPSYLPMDEAHPFNNRTLYGAGKIANEQMLRSYYEMFRLPYVAFRYFNIYGPRMDIDGVYTEVLIRWLDAIEAGQQPKIFGDGSQSMDFVFIEDVARANLAGLVSDTTDEVFNVGRGVQTTLNELCHLLLKVTGSSLQPEYLPARKVNNVQARRAAIDKAQKMLGFTAQVDLASGLEALIQWREAARSELTAGGVR; this comes from the coding sequence ATGAACCCCATTCAAGGAACGACGATCCTCATCACCGGCGGGGCTGGGTTTGTCGGCAGTACAACCGCGGACCAATTAATTGAAGCTGGCGCGGCCGAAGTCCGCGTGCTCGACAACTTTATCCGTGGAAACCTCCGAAACGTCGAGAAGGCTAGAAGCACAGGACGCTTGGTTGTTATTGAAGGCGATGTCCGCGACCGCGACTTGGTCGACAGCTCCATAGCTGGCGTGGACTATGTCTTCCACGAAGCTGCGTTGCGCATCACAAGGTGCGCCGAGGCACCGCGCGAGGCTGTCGAAGTTCTCATCGACGGTATGTCAAACGTCCTTGAAAGCTCCGTGCGCCACAAGGTCAAAAAGATTGTGGCCGCTTCCTCGGCCTCTGTCTATGGCAATCCTTCCTACCTCCCAATGGATGAGGCTCACCCATTCAACAACCGCACGCTTTACGGAGCAGGAAAAATCGCCAACGAGCAGATGCTTCGCTCTTATTACGAGATGTTCCGACTTCCCTACGTCGCCTTCCGCTACTTCAACATCTACGGCCCGCGCATGGACATCGATGGAGTCTATACCGAAGTCCTTATCCGTTGGCTAGACGCCATCGAAGCTGGCCAGCAGCCGAAGATCTTCGGCGACGGCTCGCAGTCCATGGACTTCGTCTTTATCGAAGATGTCGCTCGCGCCAATCTTGCCGGCCTGGTCTCCGACACAACCGACGAGGTCTTCAATGTCGGCCGCGGAGTGCAAACAACGCTGAACGAACTCTGCCATCTCCTGCTAAAGGTCACCGGCTCCTCTCTCCAGCCAGAGTATCTTCCCGCGCGCAAGGTTAATAATGTCCAGGCACGCAGGGCGGCTATCGATAAGGCGCAAAAAATGCTTGGGTTCACAGCGCAGGTCGATCTTGCAAGCGGACTCGAGGCACTGATTCAGTGGCGCGAAGCGGCCAGATCTGAGTTGACCGCCGGAGGTGTCCGATGA
- a CDS encoding acyltransferase has protein sequence MSSDQQPTDVTCARIVPAVFGGAQVMNDPAWEWDFAAHLKQTHSPGELLALYSRYRSEEGSFESLLRRIIFRAMCRTAGHALQVGPEVVVKHPETMELGDAVFIGAQTMIQGRFDGTCRIGSHVWIGPHAYFDARNLVLEDYVGWGPGAKVLGSAHTGEPLDVPIIATELTIEPVVIGYGADIGTNATILPGVHVGAHSIVGAGAVVTADVPEYSVVAGVPARIIRHRKE, from the coding sequence TTGTCGTCTGATCAACAACCCACGGACGTCACTTGTGCTCGCATCGTCCCTGCTGTTTTTGGCGGCGCGCAAGTCATGAACGACCCTGCCTGGGAGTGGGACTTTGCCGCTCACTTGAAACAGACTCATTCGCCCGGAGAACTGCTCGCGCTTTATTCCAGATATCGCAGTGAAGAGGGCTCATTCGAGTCTCTGCTGCGTCGCATCATCTTTCGCGCCATGTGCCGCACTGCCGGACATGCGCTGCAGGTTGGCCCCGAAGTTGTCGTCAAACATCCCGAGACCATGGAACTGGGCGACGCGGTATTCATCGGTGCGCAGACAATGATCCAGGGCCGCTTCGATGGAACCTGTCGCATCGGCAGTCATGTCTGGATCGGTCCCCATGCCTATTTCGATGCCCGCAACCTCGTCCTGGAGGATTACGTAGGATGGGGTCCAGGAGCTAAAGTGCTCGGTTCCGCACATACTGGCGAACCGCTCGACGTACCTATCATCGCAACCGAACTCACAATTGAGCCTGTCGTAATCGGCTATGGCGCCGACATAGGTACCAACGCAACCATTCTGCCCGGCGTTCACGTCGGCGCTCACTCCATCGTCGGTGCCGGCGCAGTCGTTACGGCGGATGTCCCCGAGTACTCGGTAGTCGCGGGCGTGCCCGCCAGGATTATCCGGCACCGCAAGGAGTAA